The Thunnus maccoyii chromosome 12, fThuMac1.1, whole genome shotgun sequence genomic interval AGTGATAGAAAACTCTGCTCATTTCTCTGTGATGAAGctgttttagtgaagaaagctgaaagtacagagactgactgacaaacgttcttctgctctgaacatgaactctgtactttgtggtgtttcaggaggaaaactgcctcaaataaactctcatattagtttcacattttctccagaagctttgaatgagatcctgagatgaagacagaagaaaatactttgttcaTTCTTGGAAGAAAACTGctgctttatttattctgtaaacCTTCAGTttgttcacacatccaatcagtaaagtctattaaatgactcttgttcaatgatttcatgttcagattcacttcatccacacaatcagttagtttaacccagaatgtcagctatgtacaacaacataataaatgatctcCTTATTGATTATTATGATGAAAATTTAATAACACATTTCTTTACAAAtttacaaagacaaacattaaaCTAACATTTGGAACGAAGAGaagtttacattttcatatcaaGAAATGTCAGTGAAGGTTAAAAACATCGTCATCAGCAGTCatagcctccatggataaaaacacgcaggaaaaagtgagatttaaagaaactcaaaacatcaagagaacaataaatgaaaagaaaaaagtgttgacaatcccagtttgattgacagctgatctctgtgcagttcagaaacatcacagcaacgacctctcagaaacaatggagacaaacaaaattaagatttacaacaaaatctgacacatgaaagctgaaatgacttctgtctatttgagtttacagaATTCAACTGTGTCTCCAAAATAATGAAACCTAAGTCCAacatagagaggctgagtgaatgtggtctggactctgtggaggagagtcatggtttcagagacgctgtagaaggacagaatacctgcactgtgatccaggtacactcctactctggaggaaccaggacctgagacggGAGTTTGGATGTTGTTGAACAGAAATTCATAACTGTCAGTGTCACAATATAAAgcccaagatttgtcattgcCTCCaaatctacatttatttgagtttcctgctctgctgatattcttgtatgcgactgctaaATAaactccttctcctctccactccacctcccagtaacgacatccagtcagactctctctactcaggacctgccACCAtccagtgaatctgtctgggtaACTAGAATAAAACTGTTCTTCACTCAtgaatgttgcttttctgttctcctcagataataacagccatgtgtatgctgtgtttggatccagtgttaTTTTACATGAACATTTTAAGAATCCAGCTCTGGTCTTTGGCTCTGGTTGTGACAGACCCagtgtcagtgagatgtttgtccatttctccctcaggatgtcctgtagttgatctctgagctctgacacagctgctgtcacatcctcaaagtatctcagaggacggatattgatgctggatgagtctgtaggtgcactgagttgtgacagtgaggggtagttgtgtagaaactggttgtgatcctctgtgtgtgagagctgcttcagttcagcgtctttcctcttcagctcagtgatctcctgctccagcttctcctgaagctctttgactcgtctcacttcagtttcctgctgggatctgatctgctgcttcacatcagagcttcttttctggatgagatggatcagctcagtgaagatcttctcactgtcctccactgctttatcagcagagcgactgacggcctccacctcctgttgaagcagcttcacatcttcctctctgtcctggattctctgctggatgttttgtcgactcacctcgagctctctctgcctctcagtcctttctgctgcagctgagactatgttgtggcctttatgttcatccacagagcagagataacagatactctgctgatcagtacggcagaacatcttcatcacctcatcatgacgagagcagatgttctcctggagcttcttggaggggtcgaccagcttgtgtttttcaaaTGCAGCAGATTCATAATGAAGCTGAAGGTGTTCTCACAGTAAGAGatcagacacaccagacaggacttgagagctttcagcttcctcccagtgcagacatcacaggccacatcttcaggtccagcatagcagtgatcaacaggagcagcttggagtccagtcttcttcagctcctccattAAATCTGCTACCAAGGTGCTTTTCatcaggacaggcctcggtgtgaaggtctgtctgcactgagggcagctgtagattttcttctcatcttcttCATCCCAGAAACTTTTAACACAGTTCATGCAGTAACTGTGGCCACAGGGAATAATCActggatccttcagtagatccagacagatcgaacagCAGAATTTTGCTCCGTCCAGCTGAGCTCCTTGCTGCGCCATTTCACCTCTCAGTGGCAACGACTGTCCGAGTTGCACTTTCTGAGAAGTGAAACTAGTTTGAGCTCTGATCTAAACagcatgtgtttctgcagtgaatggaggctgcagctcttttacatgttggttacacccattttcaaactgtagatcagaaggggagggaacaaggaaatatgtgGACAGactggagcttgttgtgtttgagagcgggaagaagagggaggagttaTCAAGCTATGATTCATTCCAGTAAGAGGAGCAGTTTGAGAGAATTAGTGTGTGTTTAACCCTTTATTTACAATGAAGTTTATGTCTCATTTGAAAACACTTGTCATCTGCTTCCTGGTGGCAAAGCAATCTTCACCACCTCATCATGTCCatataaaaaagtttttcttaatTTTGCCCTGGATATATTTTTTACCAGAGTAACTCAATAACATCAATCTTAAGAGTTTCACAACAGACGCCAGCTTATTCCCTCATTGTAAATTATTCTGCTATGTGGGCCCATCTGATTCAGAACCACTGAATTACCACAGACGTCCGGTCAGTGATGAGAATTTAGTTAAGTtgtgcagtgcccattcaaaatgtgcctgttcagaacgggatgatttctcaatacctagagagagTTGTGCCTGTCCCCTAAatgcctctcatgcagactattgttgacgctacaatttaccgatgTTCCATAAACACCTCAcatgcagaatatctggagatcaaaattttgagttgagctgaagttgatctgatgaactgtagagcccgttcaaaatgtgcctgacacatcctgcactatgtcttgaacatacataaaAACTTCCCGTGCATGAGTACCGGGAATAGACCTTAACTTtataaactttttcaattcattctccaTGTTAGTTCTTATCACTAAGTATGTAATCCCATCTCTGACCAcagtgtgggttgcaatggcagagtggcgtTGTCCGTATTTCCGCTCGTTGAATCCacatgcagaagaagaagcagaagcagcattgtttatgaggtatatatatatatatatatatatatatatgaacgTGCCTGagacactaaacacaaagttttGAACGTGTGCATGCCCGCTGCACGCTGTCTGTATTTCAGCTCGTTGACTCAGAAGAAGCCAATCAACATTATCAACgttatttatgaggtatttcTATATAATTCTCGAGAACCGCTCATCCgaacaacttcacacatcgaCGTTGCACTTCCCCGTTCCCCCACCAATTTACCTGCTAGGTTTtgaagtagatcggatgaacaTTTCTCGAGATGTGTGAAGGACAaatttacatatatacatacatacatacatacatatagagagatagagggatTATGATTCGGTGGGTTTATTGATTAACTGCCACCAATCAGCATACACTCCTGTTATGTGCTTTGTGATGGCcctaaaggaaataaaagaaaacatgagagAATACATTCACATTGTGTATTATAGTCACTTATTGTTCATAAGTAGCTTCGTTAGCTAAATAAACTGGTCAGTTTCGTCTTTAACTTAGATGCAAACACATAAAACCAAACTGCAGCTTCATCACTTTCCTGAGCAGCTGTGGTCCTCACTCATCCCCTCTGACTTCTACTGTGCAGGTTACTAAGAGACACTGTCCACCAGAGGGCACCCTTTCAACACTTGTCCCACGTACTTTCACATAATTGATGAAATAAAGCTTTATATCAAATGTGATGTAGCTATAATTGTATCCTATATCTGAGATTATCTAACCATCGGTGATTTCTCATTTTTGATGAGTTTTAGATTAGGCCATCCCTGACTTCACTTAAACTTCTACaatctttttcagttttagcTGCCACTTGGACATAGCATTAATGTGAATATATTGGCGTGATGCACAGTGTGTTGTACCCTGACAGGCTCTGTAGCCACAATTAAAGTTTAAGTTAAAATGCATGTTTATGGGGTTACTAGGGCCATGGTTTTTAAAATGCGTTCAAGTTTGCAGTATGATGGAGACAACATTACCACATTAGAAATGTCTCAATATTGAGCTTAGCATTTGCAGGGACTGACAGCACCAAAACATGATATAACAAATTAAATTCGgtgcatgagaaataaaacaaaatgttggtGTACAGACAGCAGAGGAATCAGCACTTTAGTGAGAGTGATGTGGCTCTGAAAAGAGCCGTTGTTGGTTTGTGGAGCAGCAGACAGTTTAAGCTCTCTCTCCACGGATGCGGCGGGCCAGCTGGATGTCTTTGGGCATGATGGTGACCCTCTTGGCGTGGATGGCGCACAGGTTGGTGTCCTCGAACAGGCCGACCAAGTAAGCCTCGCTGGCCTCCTGCAGAGCCATGACAGCGGAGCTCTGGAAGCGCAGGTCGGTCTTGAAGTCCTGAGCGATTTCTCTGACCAGGCGCT includes:
- the LOC121909263 gene encoding histone H3, translating into MARTKQTARKSTGGKAPRKQLATKAARKSAPATGGVKKPHRYRPGTVALREIRRYQKSTELLIRKLPFQRLVREIAQDFKTDLRFQSSAVMALQEASEAYLVGLFEDTNLCAIHAKRVTIMPKDIQLARRIRGERA